The segment GCGACGCGCTACTCGGTGTTCTCCCGGCTGTTCGAGGGGATGTTCGACTACGAGCCGCCCGCCTCGGGCATCTCGTTCAAGAAGCTGTTCTCGCAGGTCACGGAGCGACTCGTCGACGAGGACGAGGTGCTCGTCGTCGCGCTCGACGACGTGAACTACCTGTTCTACGAGAGCGAGGCCTCAGATACGCTGTACTCGCTGCTCCGGGCCCACGAGGAGCACTCCGGCGCGCGCATCGGCGTCATCGTCGTCTCCTCGGACCCGAACCTGAACGTGATGGACGAGCTCGACTCACGGGTGCAGTCCGTCTTCCGGCCCGAGGACATCTACTTCCCGCCGTACGACGAGGGCGAGATCGTCGAGATCCTCCGCGAGCGCGTCAAACGCGGCTTCCAGGACGACGTGATCCCGGCCCCGATCCTCGACCTCGTCGCCGAGTTCACCGCCGAGACCGGCGACCTCCGCGTCGGCATCGACCTGCTCCGCCGCGCCGGCCTCCACGCCGAGATGCGCGCATCCCGCACCGTCGAGGAGCAGGACGTGAAGGCGGCCTACGAGAAGTCGAAGTACGTCCACCTCCGACGCTCGCTGGAGGGCCTGAGCGAGTCCGAACTCGCGCTCGTCGAGGTCATCGCCGAGTGCGAGGGCGAACGCGCCGGCGACGTGTACGAAATATTCCACGAGCGCACCGGACTGGGCTACACCCGCTACTCGGAGATCGTCAACAAGCTCGACGACCTCGGCATCGTCGAGACGGAGTACGCCGAGGTCGAGGGTCGTGGCCGGTCGCGGGAGCTGACGCTGGAGTACGACCGCGAGGCCGTGCTCGACCGGCTGTAGATTCAATTCGGTGGTTCTGGTCGTTCTTGCCTTCTGGAGCGAATGCTTTCTGTAGCTCCCCGGTCAGCCGGGTGGCGCGCGGCTGGCGAGCGTGCCGAGCCTTGCGAGGCCGCGAGCAGACACTCGTGCGAGGGACGAGGAGCGCAGGAACGAGCACCGCAGG is part of the Haloarchaeobius litoreus genome and harbors:
- a CDS encoding ORC1-type DNA replication protein, giving the protein MAEDPPDEGMLGWDESVFRNERVFEIDYVPETFKHRETQTQSLQYVLRPAVRGSRPLNAVVRGPPGTGKTTAVQKLFSELQAETSDVRTVRVNCQMNATRYSVFSRLFEGMFDYEPPASGISFKKLFSQVTERLVDEDEVLVVALDDVNYLFYESEASDTLYSLLRAHEEHSGARIGVIVVSSDPNLNVMDELDSRVQSVFRPEDIYFPPYDEGEIVEILRERVKRGFQDDVIPAPILDLVAEFTAETGDLRVGIDLLRRAGLHAEMRASRTVEEQDVKAAYEKSKYVHLRRSLEGLSESELALVEVIAECEGERAGDVYEIFHERTGLGYTRYSEIVNKLDDLGIVETEYAEVEGRGRSRELTLEYDREAVLDRL